A genomic region of Gemmatimonadota bacterium contains the following coding sequences:
- a CDS encoding putative LPS assembly protein LptD, which translates to MTRCMPHYLLIGLLLCLPGAALAQFPSGGMGSGGASGAGAEADTTGLPVLDYNADRIEYIFADTTMALIGSAELKYGEVELTAGRLLFNTNSNLLTADFLPPAPDIDPETNTYPRLQDEMNVVIGDRMQYNMNTGEGQIWKGRTQYEQGFFDGELITLNADRTFEIHNGSYTTCDNPNHLHYYLRIGEGKVAPGDKAVVRNVTGYILGIPVVYLPVYVFSVKQGRQSGFTVPNYGSGVEEGRYLRNLGYYYAPNEFFDMKTTADIEAKTGFLLRQRFQYRQDRRLRGSVQGSWQRSFEGTTTGWDVAAQHRQEVIPDLTIRGQGNFAQSLRYLHSTTRGTDPGQLRSTTRSTFAIDKKFGRNSLNLSTSTSSTTGRPSRPTTTLRFRFGTKAIFKPPRRQTRRGSMPDFSRPRTEIEDRWFHTIMFGFNNTLRNRRKNIRGDRDTDHPGPDIRYHYTHAAVRTFANAFNLSAPQKIGGWLKIRPQARYTRTWEQDTDPEEEGNWEQKEDHTVGMSVNTTLYGLFQPTIGRLNAIRHVVTPDINFSQSGGKGGTRVRKRMSFSLNNILQARTEHEGREKKYNLLYVKSSTSYDFQSEDRKFADLRTTVRIPSRRLNLNLSLNHDFYDPETDEFRRPWLDRMTLSASLNLVGPRRNQGDEFGDDQFGGAYGGYDDFSGGSFGGSSFGGSSFTGGGFGSSGFGDSYGGYGGYGDDRFNQRFAQVKGPWTVRLSHRYSIRRSDPDAEEGFTTSSHEISATNRFALNDITDLVRLTNRVTDKWRVQHSINYDYRRKEIVSHSVDLYRPLHCWEFTFRWVPNGINKGFYFRINLIAHPDVKFEQQRRSGGDE; encoded by the coding sequence ATGACGCGCTGCATGCCGCACTACCTCCTGATCGGCCTGCTGCTCTGCCTCCCCGGAGCGGCCCTCGCGCAGTTCCCCTCCGGCGGTATGGGGAGCGGAGGCGCGAGCGGGGCTGGCGCCGAGGCCGATACGACCGGCCTGCCGGTGTTGGATTACAATGCGGATCGCATCGAGTACATATTCGCCGATACCACCATGGCGCTCATCGGAAGCGCCGAGCTGAAGTACGGAGAAGTCGAGCTTACGGCCGGCCGGCTCCTATTCAACACCAACTCCAATCTGCTGACCGCCGACTTCCTGCCGCCGGCGCCGGACATCGATCCCGAGACCAATACCTATCCCCGGTTGCAGGACGAGATGAACGTCGTGATCGGGGACCGCATGCAGTACAATATGAATACGGGGGAAGGGCAGATCTGGAAGGGCCGCACCCAGTACGAGCAGGGGTTCTTCGACGGCGAGCTTATCACGCTCAACGCCGACCGGACCTTCGAGATCCACAACGGTTCCTACACTACCTGCGACAATCCGAACCACCTGCACTACTACCTCAGGATCGGCGAGGGCAAGGTCGCCCCCGGTGACAAGGCGGTGGTCCGGAACGTGACGGGCTACATCCTGGGCATCCCGGTGGTTTACCTGCCGGTTTACGTCTTCTCGGTGAAGCAAGGCCGGCAGTCCGGGTTCACGGTGCCGAACTACGGCAGCGGCGTGGAGGAAGGCCGGTACCTGCGCAACCTGGGCTACTACTACGCGCCGAACGAGTTCTTCGACATGAAGACCACCGCGGATATCGAGGCCAAGACCGGGTTCCTGCTGCGTCAAAGGTTCCAGTACCGGCAGGATCGCCGGCTCAGGGGCTCGGTGCAGGGCTCGTGGCAAAGAAGTTTCGAAGGGACGACGACCGGCTGGGACGTGGCCGCCCAGCACCGGCAGGAAGTGATCCCGGACCTGACGATCCGCGGGCAGGGCAACTTCGCCCAGTCGCTGCGGTACCTGCATTCGACGACGCGGGGGACGGATCCCGGACAGTTGCGGTCCACGACGCGTTCCACCTTCGCGATCGACAAGAAGTTCGGTCGGAATAGCCTCAACCTGAGCACGTCGACGTCCAGCACGACCGGCCGGCCAAGCCGGCCCACCACCACGCTCAGGTTCCGCTTCGGGACGAAGGCGATCTTCAAGCCGCCCCGCAGGCAGACGCGGCGGGGCAGCATGCCGGACTTCAGCCGGCCCCGCACGGAGATTGAGGATCGCTGGTTCCACACCATCATGTTCGGGTTCAACAACACGCTTCGGAACCGCAGGAAAAACATAAGGGGCGACCGGGACACGGACCATCCGGGCCCGGATATCCGTTATCACTACACGCACGCAGCCGTCCGGACCTTCGCCAACGCCTTCAACCTCAGCGCGCCGCAGAAGATCGGGGGCTGGCTGAAGATCCGTCCGCAGGCCAGGTACACCCGGACCTGGGAACAGGATACCGACCCGGAAGAAGAGGGTAACTGGGAACAGAAGGAAGACCACACGGTGGGCATGTCGGTCAACACGACGCTCTACGGGCTCTTCCAGCCGACGATCGGCCGGCTGAACGCTATTCGCCACGTGGTCACGCCCGACATCAACTTCTCCCAGTCAGGTGGGAAAGGGGGGACGCGCGTCCGGAAGAGGATGAGTTTCTCCTTGAACAACATCCTGCAGGCCAGGACCGAACACGAGGGCCGCGAGAAGAAGTACAACCTGCTGTACGTCAAATCGTCGACCTCCTACGACTTCCAGTCCGAGGACCGCAAGTTCGCCGATCTGAGGACCACGGTACGCATCCCGAGCCGCCGGCTGAACCTGAACCTGTCGCTGAACCACGATTTCTACGATCCCGAAACCGACGAATTCCGCAGGCCCTGGCTGGACCGCATGACGCTCAGCGCTTCCCTCAACCTCGTGGGGCCGCGCAGGAACCAGGGCGATGAGTTCGGAGACGACCAGTTCGGCGGGGCGTACGGCGGGTATGACGACTTTTCCGGCGGAAGCTTCGGCGGCAGCAGTTTCGGAGGGAGCAGCTTTACGGGCGGCGGGTTCGGTTCGAGCGGCTTCGGCGACAGCTACGGCGGGTACGGCGGGTACGGCGACGACCGGTTCAACCAGCGGTTCGCCCAGGTCAAGGGTCCCTGGACGGTCCGCCTTTCCCACCGCTACTCGATCCGGCGATCGGATCCCGACGCCGAAGAGGGATTCACCACCAGCTCCCACGAGATCAGCGCCACGAACCGGTTCGCCCTGAACGATATCACGGACCTGGTCAGGCTGACCAACCGCGTCACCGACAAGTGGCGCGTGCAGCACTCGATCAATTACGACTACCGCCGCAAGGAGATCGTGTCCCACAGCGTGGACCTGTACCGGCCGCTGCACTGCTGGGAGTTCACCTTCCGCTGGGTGCCCAACGGCATCAACAAGGGGTTCTATTTCCGGATCAACCTGATTGCCCATCCCGACGTGAAGTTCGAGCAGCAGCGGCGGAGTGGTGGGGACGAGTAG
- a CDS encoding integrase, with protein MLSKTYVALVAAGAPEAVASEAAEEIADFERKLSSMQSDIKLIKWTLGFVLACVVVPLIKSLLE; from the coding sequence ATGCTTTCCAAAACTTATGTCGCACTCGTAGCCGCGGGTGCACCTGAAGCAGTCGCCAGCGAAGCCGCCGAAGAAATCGCGGACTTCGAGCGGAAACTGTCCTCCATGCAGAGCGACATCAAACTGATCAAGTGGACACTCGGGTTCGTGCTGGCGTGCGTCGTCGTTCCGCTGATCAAGTCGTTGCTTGAGTAG
- a CDS encoding thiolase family protein: protein MTPRRVAIVAGGRTPFIKSGKAFAEIDSLAMAVHATCGMLDRSGIDSALIESVVFGTMTPDPLKPNLARELVFEAGLPINAEAHTVASYCITGLRAVTVVADAISGGRIDVGLAGGVDSLTRASMDLFREPSTGLTMGEHMELTCKEWDIPRERQDEVALASHRNAVAAREKLAGEIHPLLGEETDSGPRADTSLEALAALKPVFDPEHGTLTAGNSSPVTDGAAAVLLMSEEKAAECGLKPLAYIGGMAYAAHDPSEGLLMAPAISVPRLLESRNLSMADMDLVEIHEAFAAQALASVAAWERGWKGAPTGPVDWTRVNVNGSSIAVGHPWAATGTRILTTLANEMKRRDARYGLVSICAAGAMAGAFLLER, encoded by the coding sequence ATGACCCCCAGGCGCGTCGCCATCGTCGCGGGCGGCCGGACGCCCTTCATCAAGTCGGGCAAGGCCTTTGCCGAAATCGATTCCCTGGCCATGGCCGTCCACGCCACGTGCGGAATGCTGGACCGGAGCGGGATCGATTCGGCGCTGATCGAATCCGTCGTCTTCGGGACGATGACGCCCGACCCGCTGAAACCCAACCTAGCCCGGGAGCTCGTCTTCGAGGCGGGACTGCCGATCAACGCCGAGGCCCATACCGTGGCCTCCTACTGCATCACCGGGCTGCGGGCGGTCACGGTCGTGGCCGATGCCATCTCCGGCGGCCGCATCGACGTGGGCCTGGCCGGCGGGGTCGATTCGCTGACGCGTGCCTCCATGGACCTCTTCCGCGAACCGTCCACGGGCCTGACCATGGGCGAGCACATGGAGCTGACCTGCAAGGAGTGGGACATCCCGCGCGAGCGGCAGGACGAAGTGGCCCTGGCCAGCCACCGCAACGCCGTGGCCGCGCGCGAGAAACTCGCCGGGGAAATCCACCCGCTGCTGGGCGAGGAGACCGACTCCGGGCCGCGGGCCGACACGTCGCTCGAGGCCCTGGCCGCGTTGAAGCCCGTCTTCGACCCGGAGCACGGCACGCTCACCGCGGGCAACTCGTCGCCCGTGACGGACGGCGCCGCAGCGGTACTGCTGATGAGCGAGGAGAAAGCGGCCGAATGCGGCCTGAAACCGCTGGCGTACATCGGGGGCATGGCCTATGCCGCCCACGACCCTTCGGAGGGGCTGCTCATGGCGCCGGCCATCTCGGTGCCCCGGCTCCTGGAAAGCCGGAACCTTTCAATGGCCGACATGGACCTGGTTGAGATCCATGAGGCCTTCGCGGCCCAGGCCCTGGCCAGCGTAGCAGCGTGGGAAAGGGGCTGGAAGGGCGCGCCGACGGGCCCGGTCGATTGGACCCGCGTGAACGTCAACGGCAGCTCGATCGCCGTGGGCCATCCCTGGGCGGCCACGGGCACGCGCATCCTGACGACCCTGGCCAACGAGATGAAGCGGCGCGACGCCCGCTACGGCCTGGTCAGCATCTGCGCCGCGGGCGCTATGGCGGGGGCGTTCCTGTTGGAGCGGTAG
- a CDS encoding Ig-like domain-containing protein, which produces MIAAGSGTAQVIAQSGNSKEAIEVLVMQAASSIILETEGAWAVAVGDTIRLATVVLDRNGHPIVDALVEWSSSDETVATVSPNGLVTAVQAGSAQVSVQSGDAEAITYFVVTVEEVDLDLQALVALYNATDGPNWSDNTNWLSGEPLHTWHGVRADHDGRIWSLWLSDNQLSGRIPSELGQLSRLVNLSLGNNRLTGSIPSELGRLSRLRKLILGANFLTGEIPPELGQLEAIQILSVPWNELSGEIPPELGQLEHLIEMNFRGNELSGEIPPELGQLEHLMEMYFRSNQLSGDIPESFSGLTSLRILDLSHNARLSGGIPTALTGLMLEELRLDLTKLCVPENSGLWDWLNAIPIARVNTCVEVVVVNSKAILTQSIQDLDLRVPLVAGKEALLRVFISVPEETPMPPITARFFLNDAQVYVTNLRTEDKVVPPIIDVGDLEATANAMIPGSVIQPSLEMVIEIDPEGTHDTPVLLPDRIPARGAITVAVHEIPPMRLTVIPLVWTEDPDEGLLAEVNSLTADSEYMKPTMTILPVHELTVRIRDPVWVSEEPVNSARMLDVTRMTRIMDGADSYYMGIVYRGGGLAYVRGLDSVSTFNGHVIGHELGHNFSLYHAPCGRPGGIDPNYPYPQGNIGVWGFDIWNNELVPPFTPDHMSSCGPPDWTSDYNFKKAMDHRLSSTAHRPDLSTYSQSGKSLLIWGGIDEDGELYLEPSFVVDAPLSLPAERGPYRIAATDQHGNTLFDTSFSMGEIVCGKGDVETGGFVFTVPLRADWSTGLARIGLSGPEGYVEMTRDSGEDSGTSAALLLDESTGEVRGYLHDWPEPESSLVSARRTLPEPGLKVLVSTGVP; this is translated from the coding sequence GTGATCGCGGCCGGCAGCGGGACCGCACAAGTAATCGCGCAGTCTGGGAATTCAAAAGAGGCGATCGAAGTTTTGGTCATGCAGGCCGCAAGCAGTATCATCCTGGAGACAGAAGGAGCCTGGGCCGTGGCCGTCGGCGACACGATTCGACTGGCCACCGTTGTGCTTGACCGGAACGGACATCCCATTGTTGACGCCCTCGTGGAATGGTCCAGCAGCGATGAAACCGTGGCGACGGTCAGCCCGAACGGACTGGTGACCGCGGTCCAAGCCGGATCAGCCCAGGTTTCGGTCCAGTCGGGTGACGCGGAGGCCATTACCTATTTTGTCGTCACAGTGGAAGAAGTGGATTTGGACCTGCAGGCCCTGGTCGCACTGTACAACGCAACGGACGGGCCCAACTGGTCGGACAACACGAACTGGCTGAGCGGAGAACCCCTCCATACGTGGCATGGTGTCCGAGCAGACCACGATGGCAGGATCTGGTCGCTATGGCTTTCAGATAACCAATTGTCGGGAAGGATTCCTTCCGAATTGGGACAGCTTTCCAGGCTCGTTAACCTGTCCCTGGGGAATAACCGGTTGACGGGCAGTATCCCGTCCGAGTTGGGACGACTCTCGCGGCTTAGAAAGCTGATCCTTGGGGCTAACTTCCTGACGGGCGAAATTCCTCCCGAATTGGGACAGTTGGAGGCTATTCAGATTCTGTCCGTACCCTGGAACGAGCTATCGGGCGAAATTCCCCCCGAACTGGGACAACTTGAGCACCTGATAGAGATGAACTTTAGAGGCAACGAGCTATCGGGCGAAATTCCCCCCGAACTGGGACAACTTGAGCACCTGATGGAGATGTACTTTAGAAGCAACCAGCTTTCCGGTGACATCCCTGAATCGTTTAGCGGGCTGACCAGTTTAAGAATACTCGACCTGTCACATAACGCCAGACTCTCCGGAGGAATCCCAACGGCGCTGACCGGATTGATGCTGGAAGAACTGCGGCTCGATCTTACTAAGTTGTGCGTGCCCGAGAACTCTGGATTGTGGGACTGGTTGAATGCGATCCCCATCGCCCGAGTTAACACCTGTGTGGAGGTGGTCGTGGTGAATTCAAAGGCCATCCTTACCCAGTCGATACAGGACCTGGACTTAAGGGTACCCCTGGTAGCGGGTAAAGAAGCACTCTTGCGCGTATTCATCTCGGTGCCTGAAGAAACACCTATGCCGCCGATCACCGCACGATTCTTCCTGAACGACGCGCAGGTATACGTTACGAATCTCCGGACTGAGGATAAGGTCGTCCCACCAATCATTGACGTGGGAGACCTGGAAGCCACGGCCAACGCCATGATACCTGGTTCGGTCATCCAGCCGTCGCTGGAGATGGTCATTGAGATCGATCCCGAAGGAACGCACGACACACCCGTACTATTACCAGACCGCATTCCCGCCCGTGGCGCGATCACGGTCGCTGTGCACGAGATCCCACCGATGAGGCTGACCGTGATTCCCCTGGTCTGGACGGAGGACCCGGACGAAGGCTTGTTGGCCGAGGTAAACAGTTTGACGGCGGACTCGGAGTATATGAAGCCGACCATGACCATACTGCCGGTTCACGAACTCACCGTGAGGATACGAGACCCTGTCTGGGTTTCGGAAGAACCTGTGAACTCAGCTCGGATGCTGGATGTGACTCGGATGACTCGAATCATGGACGGCGCGGATTCGTACTACATGGGCATCGTGTATCGCGGTGGAGGATTGGCTTACGTGCGCGGTCTCGACTCCGTGTCGACATTCAATGGACACGTCATCGGCCACGAACTGGGACATAACTTCAGTCTGTACCACGCGCCATGCGGCAGGCCGGGTGGAATTGATCCGAATTATCCGTATCCGCAGGGTAACATAGGTGTCTGGGGCTTTGATATCTGGAACAACGAGCTCGTTCCACCGTTTACACCAGATCACATGTCCAGTTGCGGTCCGCCCGATTGGACCAGCGACTACAACTTCAAAAAGGCCATGGATCACAGGTTGTCAAGCACGGCGCACCGTCCCGACTTATCTACCTACTCGCAATCGGGCAAAAGCTTGTTGATCTGGGGTGGAATTGACGAAGACGGAGAACTCTACCTGGAGCCGTCATTCGTGGTAGACGCGCCGCTGTCCCTGCCGGCGGAGCGCGGACCCTACCGAATCGCGGCGACGGATCAGCATGGAAATACGCTTTTCGATACGAGTTTCTCCATGGGCGAGATCGTGTGCGGAAAAGGGGATGTCGAAACTGGCGGCTTTGTTTTTACCGTACCCCTGCGCGCGGACTGGTCCACCGGGCTGGCGCGTATCGGCCTGTCCGGACCCGAGGGATACGTGGAGATGACCCGTGACAGTGGTGAGGATAGCGGCACTTCCGCCGCGCTGCTGCTGGATGAAAGCACGGGAGAAGTCAGGGGTTACCTCCATGACTGGCCGGAACCGGAGTCATCCCTGGTGTCCGCGCGTCGTACGCTTCCCGAACCGGGACTGAAGGTCTTAGTCAGTACCGGGGTTCCCTGA
- a CDS encoding response regulator: MKSVEELRRENDMLRESISMLNSASLRISASLDLETVLQEVVENARALTRARYGVIVTMGQAGQPIDFLTSGLTDEKQRQLMDWSDGNRLFEHFRDLPGALRLPDVQDYVRLLGFSPELLPFKTFQCMPMRHRTVHVGSFFLTDKEGGEDFTDEDEGFLVLFASQAAAAIVNARTYQAELRARADLEALVETSPVGVVVFDAGTGRPSWLNREARRIVEVLVTPGSTPEALLEQMTLKRADGREIALDQFPLSQALVHAENIRAEEMVLSVPDGRSISTLVNCTPIHTEKGEVVSVVVTMQDLAPIQEMERLRTAFISMVSHELRAPLTSIKGSAATLMEESPRLDPAETREFSRIIMEQADHMRRLIGDLLDAGRIDTGTLSVAPEATDVSFLVDRARSTFQSGGSTHTFTTDLPHNLPRVMADRSRIVQVLNNLLVNAARHAPGSSNILVSAVHEGQYVEVTVRDEGSGVAPEMLPYLFQKHVRLDETERSSNTAGTRLGLAICKGLVEAHGGRIWAESAGIGQGTSIMFTIPVAQESSIAGPGSDQKEAQDKDGVIEPTRILVVDDDPQMLRYIRDALTESGFDTIVTGDHTEISSIIRAEEPELVLLDLLLPDADGIELMGSVPELADLPVIFISAYGRDETIAKALEIGADDYLVKPFSSTELVARIRTSLRRRADPEPFILGDLAINYDQRLVSVAGVQVELTAKEYELLRVLSLNAGRVSTFDAVIRQVWGEYGYANNKLVRSLVKSVRRKIGDDARAPDYILNERGVGYRMARSRRPQGGV; this comes from the coding sequence ACGGTGTTATCGTCACGATGGGCCAGGCAGGTCAGCCCATTGATTTTCTCACATCCGGCCTCACTGACGAGAAGCAGCGGCAATTAATGGACTGGTCGGATGGTAACAGACTCTTCGAACATTTCCGCGACCTTCCAGGCGCGCTGAGACTGCCGGACGTGCAGGACTACGTACGATTGCTGGGTTTCTCCCCGGAACTGCTTCCGTTCAAGACCTTCCAGTGTATGCCGATGCGTCACCGCACAGTGCATGTCGGCAGTTTCTTTCTTACCGATAAGGAAGGCGGCGAAGACTTCACGGACGAGGACGAGGGTTTCCTCGTGCTGTTCGCCTCGCAGGCCGCTGCGGCGATCGTCAATGCCCGCACATATCAGGCGGAACTGCGCGCGAGGGCCGACCTGGAAGCCTTGGTCGAGACCTCGCCGGTGGGCGTGGTCGTCTTTGACGCCGGAACCGGCCGGCCGAGTTGGTTAAATCGGGAGGCAAGACGGATCGTGGAGGTCCTGGTCACACCGGGAAGTACGCCGGAAGCGTTGTTGGAACAGATGACATTGAAGCGCGCCGACGGACGCGAGATCGCGCTGGATCAGTTCCCATTGTCACAGGCGCTGGTCCACGCCGAGAATATACGGGCCGAAGAAATGGTGCTTTCAGTACCCGATGGACGTTCTATCTCGACTCTGGTCAACTGTACGCCAATACATACAGAGAAAGGAGAGGTCGTGTCCGTTGTGGTCACGATGCAGGATCTGGCGCCGATACAGGAAATGGAACGCTTGCGGACCGCATTCATCAGCATGGTAAGTCACGAACTGCGCGCCCCCCTTACTTCAATCAAGGGCTCGGCAGCCACCCTAATGGAGGAGTCTCCGAGACTCGATCCCGCGGAGACGCGCGAGTTTTCCCGCATCATCATGGAGCAAGCGGACCATATGCGCAGGTTGATCGGCGATCTGCTGGACGCCGGCCGCATCGACACGGGCACGCTGTCGGTTGCGCCCGAGGCAACCGATGTCTCATTCCTGGTCGATCGGGCGCGAAGCACATTCCAGAGCGGGGGCAGTACGCACACTTTCACGACTGATCTCCCGCATAACCTGCCCAGGGTCATGGCTGATCGCTCGCGCATCGTACAGGTGCTCAACAACTTGCTCGTCAACGCGGCGCGGCATGCCCCGGGATCCTCCAACATCCTCGTTTCCGCCGTGCACGAAGGTCAATATGTGGAAGTCACGGTCCGTGATGAAGGCAGCGGCGTGGCGCCGGAGATGCTCCCGTATCTTTTTCAAAAGCATGTCAGACTTGACGAAACCGAACGTTCTTCCAATACTGCCGGCACACGGCTTGGTCTTGCCATCTGCAAGGGACTCGTCGAGGCCCACGGAGGACGTATCTGGGCGGAGAGCGCCGGCATAGGTCAGGGTACGAGCATTATGTTTACCATCCCGGTGGCCCAGGAGTCTTCGATCGCCGGTCCCGGTTCGGACCAGAAGGAAGCGCAAGACAAAGACGGAGTTATCGAGCCGACGCGCATCCTCGTGGTCGACGACGACCCGCAGATGCTCCGATACATCCGGGACGCCCTCACGGAATCCGGATTCGACACGATTGTAACCGGTGACCATACCGAGATATCGAGCATTATCAGGGCCGAAGAACCCGAACTGGTCCTGCTGGATCTGCTCTTGCCCGATGCAGATGGCATCGAGTTGATGGGAAGCGTGCCCGAACTCGCCGATTTACCGGTCATCTTCATCTCGGCCTATGGACGGGACGAAACCATCGCGAAGGCGCTGGAAATCGGAGCAGACGATTACCTGGTCAAGCCCTTTTCGTCTACGGAACTGGTGGCAAGGATCCGGACGTCATTGCGAAGGAGGGCCGATCCCGAACCGTTTATTCTAGGTGACCTGGCCATCAACTACGACCAGCGACTGGTAAGCGTAGCGGGCGTTCAGGTCGAACTTACCGCTAAAGAGTATGAATTGCTGCGTGTTCTTTCACTGAACGCCGGGCGGGTGTCGACCTTCGATGCTGTGATCCGCCAGGTCTGGGGCGAGTATGGCTATGCCAATAACAAACTGGTGCGCAGCCTGGTAAAGTCAGTCCGCCGCAAGATCGGCGACGATGCTCGCGCCCCGGACTATATCCTCAACGAGCGCGGGGTCGGGTACCGGATGGCTCGGTCCCGACGACCACAAGGCGGTGTCTAA